A window of Pan paniscus chromosome 10, NHGRI_mPanPan1-v2.0_pri, whole genome shotgun sequence contains these coding sequences:
- the MYF6 gene encoding myogenic factor 6: MMMDLFETGSYFFYLDGENVTLQPLEVAEGSPLYPGSDGTLSPCQDQMPPEAGSDSSGEEHVLAPPGLQPPHCPGQCLIWACKTCKRKSAPTDRRKAATLRERRRLKKINEAFEALKRRTVANPNQRLPKVEILRSAISYIERLQDLLHRLDQQEKMQELGVDPFSYRPKQENLEGADFLRTCSSQWPSVSDHSRGLVITAKEGGASIDSSASSSLRCLSSIVDSISSEERKLPCVEEVVEK; encoded by the exons ATGATGATGGACCTTTTTGAAACTGGCTCCTATTTCTTCTACTTGGATGGGGAAAATGTTACTCTGCAGCCATTAGAAGTGGCAGAAGGCTCTCCTTTGTATCCAGGGAGTGATGGTACCTTGTCCCCCTGCCAGGACCAAATGCCCCCGGAAGCGGGGAGCGACAGCAGCGGAGAGGAACATGTCCTGGCGCCCCCGGGCCTGCAGCCTCCACACTGCCCCGGCCAGTGTCTGATCTGGGCTTGCAAGACCTGCAAGAGAAAATCTGCCCCCACTGACCGGCGAAAAGCCGCCACCCTGCGCGAAAGGAGGAGGCTAAAGAAAATCAACGAGGCCTTCGAGGCACTGAAGCGGCGAACTGTGGCCAACCCCAACCAGAGGCTGCCCAAGGTGGAGATTCTGCGGAGCGCCATCAGCTATATTGAGCGGCTGCAGGACCTGCTGCACCGGCTGGATCAGCAGGAGAAGATGCAGGAGCTGGGGGTGGACCCCTTCAGCTACAGACCCAAACAAGAAAAT CTTGAGGGTGCGGATTTCCTGCgcacctgcagctcccagtgGCCAAGTGTTTCCGATCATTCCAGGGGGCTCGTGATAACGGCTAAGGAAG GAGGAGCAAGTATTGATTCGTCAGCCTCGAGTAGCCTTCGATGCCTTTCTTCCATCGTGGACAGTATTTCCTCGGAGG